Proteins found in one Heptranchias perlo isolate sHepPer1 chromosome 23, sHepPer1.hap1, whole genome shotgun sequence genomic segment:
- the LOC137341375 gene encoding somatostatin receptor type 2-like: MALDISMQLTTTAEWILASYEGGNVSTDIYSNLTQNTTKPPATPDVDMSGSVLLPFIYFVVCVVGLSGNTLVIYVILRYAKMKTVTNIYILNLAIADELFMVGLPFIAIQVALAHWPFGQVVCRILMTVDGINQFTSIFCLTVMSIDRYLAVVHPIKSSKWRKPRIAKLINGAVWFISLLIILPIMIYSGVQTRHGRSSCTITWPSQNPSWYTAFVIYTFVLGFFLPLTVICLCYLMIIVKVKASGIRVGSSKRKKSEKKVTKMVSIVVAVFVFCWLPFYIFNFLSLAVALKPTPAMKGFYEFVVILSYANSCANPILYAFLSDNFKKSFQNVLCLKKVSGLDEVDRSDSRHDKSRLHDVTETQRTLLNGDDLQTSI; the protein is encoded by the coding sequence ATGGCTTTGGACATCTCGATGCAGTTGACTACAACGGCTGAATGGATTTTAGCCTCATACGAGGGAGGGAACGTCTCCACCGATATCTACTCCAACCTTACCCAAAACACCACCAAGCCCCCCGCCACGCCTGATGTTGACATGAGCGGCAGTGTCCTCCTCCCTTTCATCTATTtcgtggtgtgtgtggtgggacTCAGCGGGAACACCTTGGTCATCTACGTGATCCTGCGTTACGCCAAAATGAAGACGGTCACCAACATTTACATTCTCAACTTAGCCATAGCGGACGAGCTCTTCATGGTGGGGCTGCCCTTCATCGCCATCCAGGTGGCTCTGGCCCACTGGCCCTTTGGCCAGGTTGTCTGCAGGATCCTGATGACGGTGGACGGCATCAACCAGTTTACCAGCATCTTCTGTCTGACGGTGATGAGCATCGACCGTTACCTGGCGGTGGTTCACCCCATCAAGTCGTCCAAGTGGCGCAAACCGCGGATAGCGAAACTGATCAACGGCGCGGTCTGGTTCATTTCACTCTTGATCATCCTGCCCATCATGATCTACTCGGGTGTCCAGACCCGCCACGGCAGGAGCAGCTGCACCATCACCTGGCCCAGCCAGAACCCGTCCTGGTACACGGCCTTTGTCATCTACACCTTCGTGTTGGGCTTTTTCCTGCCCCTGACTGTCATCTGCCTTTGCTACCTCATGATCATCGTCAAGGTGAAGGCTTCGGGCATCCGCGTGGGATCCTCCAAGCGCAAGAAGTCGGAGAAGAAAGTCACCAAGATGGTCTCCATCGTGGTGGCTGTCTTCGTTTTCTGCTGGCTGCCCTTCTACATTTTTAACTTTCTGTCCCTGGCGGTGGCGCTCAAGCCCACTCCCGCCATGAAAGGCTTTTACGAGTTTGTGGTCATCCTCTCCTACGCCAACAGCTGCGCCAACCCCATCCTCTACGCCTTCCTGTCTGACAACTTCAAGAAAAGTTTTCAGAACGTGCTTTGCTTGAAAAAGGTCAGCGGCTTGGACGAGGTGGACCGCAGTGACAGCCGACACGACAAGTCGAGGCTTCACGATGTCACGGAAACGCAGAGGACTCTGTTGAATGGGGATGATCTCCAAACCAGTATTTAA